From Topomyia yanbarensis strain Yona2022 chromosome 1, ASM3024719v1, whole genome shotgun sequence, one genomic window encodes:
- the LOC131690027 gene encoding uncharacterized protein LOC131690027, producing the protein MSTRIRAYRAQERKLAVYYVFVYVFCLQIITTNTRTSTLWKLNSEQGKIVSVPASGVSGRDDSFATYAMEELTGERGQFLHPDEADEDEESTFAIITATAANYRHNTWNIGEGTTEELLRRLEENPTASPLTSYSKSAKNSSGNTDSRSDFRGSSTDQLKEEAKAPEQLDLLTCGKPVNFTHYDDLVGVAQRYEHNPAPEPEVAYLFLKRKAGQSLEHFNIDALERRLRRAKKEQPHTIYLWNQIGNFWRIKGNAGHAIECFRRALSISPTNADTLLNLARVLFNLQYLDDAISLTKRSLEVHPPERSAWRQYFTLGEIFKAYGQLSDSILHLRQALALHPHYEPIRRLIAEAEKIEFASNTTRMQFYTGLIIVVLSLVVLLMVTVMLKSRGSSHGHCSSSAISIASLGTAAGDGSLGEDPANDNNNNNNNGPGRLMGPLINGFSLAAFRPAKHFNRAQAMRSLRSVAFRSFRPFRYRK; encoded by the exons ATGAGTACGAGAATTAGGGCGTACCGAGCGCAGGAACGCAAACTAGCCGTCTACTACGTGTTTGTTTACGTTTTCTGCCTGCAGATTATCACGACGAATACGCGCACTTCCACCCTGTGGAAGCTTAACTCGGAGCAGGGGAAGATTGTGAGCGTTCCCGCTTCCGGTGTGAGCGGAAGG GATGATTCTTTCGCCACTTATGCCATGGAGGAACTGACGGGTGAGCGCGGTCAGTTCCTTCACCCGGACGAAGCCGACGAGGACGAGGAGTCTACGTTCGCTATAATAACGGCGACAGCGGCCAACTATCGGCATAACACGTGGAACATTGGCGAGGGGACGACGGAGGAACTGCTGCGACGGCTTGAGGAGAA TCCAACAGCGAGCCCTCTTACTTCCTATAGCAAGTCTGCAAAAAATTCCAGTGGGAACACTGACAGCAGAAGTGATTTCCGTGGAAGCTCCACTGATCAACTGAAGGAGGAAGCGAAAGCACCGGAACAGTTGGACTTACTAACCTGTGGTAAGCCGGTTAACTTTACGCACTACGATGATCTGGTCGGTGTGGCACAGCGGTACGAGCACAATCCAGCGCCAGAACCGGAGGTTGCGTATTTGTTTCTGAAGCGGAAGGCGGGCCAATCGTTGGAACATTTCAACATTGACGCCCTAGAGCGACGGCTACGTCGGGCCAAGAAGGAACAACCGCACACCATCTATCTGTGGAATCAGATCGGGAACTTTTGGCGCATTAAGGGGAACGCTGGTCATGCGATCGAGTGCTTCCGGCGGGCACTGTCCATTTCGCCTACCAACGCCGATACGTTGCTCAATCTGGCCCGGGTGTTGTTTAATTTGCAGTATCTGGATGATGCCATTAGTCTTACCAAGCG GTCGCTGGAGGTACATCCACCAGAACGGAGCGCCTGGCGGCAATATTTTACTCTGGGCGAGATTTTTAAGGCGTACGGACAGCTGTCTGATTCGATACTGCATCTGAGGCAGGCGCTGGCGCTGCATCCGCATTACGAGCCGATCCGACGGTTGATTGCCGAAGCGGAAAAAATTGAATTCGCGTCCAACACGACGCGGATGCAGTTCTACACGGGACTAATCATTGTGGTGCTG TCCCTGGTCGTCCTCTTAATGGTCACCGTCATGCTCAAGTCCAGAGGTTCTAGTCACGGCCACTGTAGTAGCTCAGCCATTAGCATTGCCAGTCTGGGTACTGCCGCCGGCGATGGCAGCCTTGGCGAAGATCCGGCAAAtgataacaacaacaacaataacaacggCCCGGGTCGTCTGATGGGACCACTTATCAATGGATTTTCGTTGGCTGCCTTTCGGCCGGCCAAACATTTCAATCGAGCTCAGGCGATGCGTTCGCTTCGGAGTGTCGCTTTTCGTTCGTTCCGCCCGTTCAGGTATCGAAAGTGA